The following coding sequences lie in one Thermoleophilia bacterium genomic window:
- a CDS encoding nitrous oxide-stimulated promoter family protein, producing the protein MSSETPQRLQREERTISVMIAMYCRDHHEAIPRDARGHCASCAELFGYAERRLGACRYGVGKPTCANCATHCYAPTLRERVRAVMRYSGPRMPREHPVLSFWHVLDGRRETPPPGTPSARQSASDSKREV; encoded by the coding sequence GTGAGTAGCGAGACCCCTCAACGTCTGCAGCGCGAAGAACGCACGATCAGCGTGATGATCGCCATGTACTGTCGCGATCATCACGAGGCCATCCCTCGCGATGCGCGAGGGCATTGCGCGTCCTGCGCCGAACTCTTCGGCTATGCCGAACGCCGGCTTGGCGCCTGCCGCTACGGCGTCGGCAAGCCTACCTGCGCGAACTGCGCGACACACTGTTACGCTCCCACTTTGCGTGAGCGCGTGCGCGCCGTGATGCGCTACAGCGGTCCGCGCATGCCGCGCGAGCATCCGGTGCTGTCGTTCTGGCACGTGCTCGACGGCCGCCGCGAGACGCCGCCGCCGGGGACGCCCTCCGCTCGTCAGAGCGCCTCCGACAGCAAGCGCGAAGTCTGA
- the cls gene encoding cardiolipin synthase — translation MSITILVFLAFAIYLAGLIVLLIGDDREPSLTLAWLLVLIFLPFVGVLLYIFLGRDWRVIAERKGWAKALRRQRLEGMAPVYERNVCAYERFIDEWRGTTADKVQRAISAKEVAQVLPASSIELFVSGADKFASLKRDLRNAQHSIHLQYFIWEQDELTAEITQILRERLAHGVEVRITYDWIGSIRFGKRELLRLAHAGAHVEADLADLLRINYRNHRKIAVIDGEIGYTGGMNMGQEYIDGGRRFASWRDTHIRLTGQAVADLQKLFASRWYENVRHRESLFHARYMPAADPGCISAGFLVEIATQGVEDPWDMARRAHLVAIGQAERTVFLQSPYFVPDYSIYDQLINSALSGIEVRLMMTGVPDKRVPFWAAHTYFRRLLEAGGHVHLYTSGFFHAKTIVVDGSLAAVGTMNLDNRSLKLHKELMVWVFDDLFAKQVQQSFYDDLEHCREITLADIDATGRLQRFRNQTSRLLSEAL, via the coding sequence ATGAGCATTACGATTCTCGTCTTCCTCGCGTTCGCCATCTACCTGGCCGGCCTGATCGTTCTGCTGATCGGCGATGATCGCGAACCGTCGCTCACGCTCGCCTGGCTTCTCGTGCTCATCTTCCTGCCGTTCGTCGGCGTCCTCCTGTACATCTTCCTGGGCAGAGACTGGCGCGTCATCGCCGAGCGCAAGGGGTGGGCGAAGGCCCTGCGACGGCAGCGGCTTGAGGGCATGGCTCCGGTCTACGAGCGCAACGTCTGCGCCTACGAGCGCTTCATCGACGAGTGGCGCGGCACAACCGCCGACAAGGTACAGCGCGCGATCAGCGCCAAGGAGGTTGCGCAGGTATTGCCAGCGAGCTCCATCGAACTGTTTGTCTCGGGCGCCGACAAGTTCGCTTCTCTCAAGCGCGATCTGCGCAACGCGCAGCACTCGATCCACCTGCAGTATTTCATCTGGGAACAGGACGAGCTCACGGCCGAGATCACGCAGATTCTCAGGGAGAGACTCGCGCATGGGGTTGAAGTGCGCATCACCTACGACTGGATCGGCTCCATCCGCTTCGGCAAGCGCGAACTGCTGCGGCTCGCTCACGCCGGCGCGCACGTGGAGGCCGACCTCGCCGACCTCCTGCGCATCAACTACCGCAACCACCGCAAGATCGCCGTCATCGACGGGGAGATCGGCTACACCGGCGGCATGAACATGGGCCAGGAGTACATCGACGGCGGCCGCCGCTTCGCCTCCTGGCGCGACACGCACATTCGCCTCACTGGTCAAGCGGTCGCCGACCTCCAGAAGCTGTTCGCGTCACGCTGGTACGAGAACGTCCGTCACCGCGAGAGCCTGTTTCACGCCCGCTACATGCCGGCCGCCGACCCCGGCTGCATCAGCGCCGGGTTCCTGGTCGAGATCGCCACGCAAGGCGTGGAGGACCCGTGGGACATGGCGCGAAGAGCCCACCTCGTCGCCATAGGTCAGGCGGAGCGCACCGTCTTCCTGCAGTCGCCCTACTTCGTCCCCGACTACAGCATCTACGACCAGCTCATCAACTCCGCCCTCTCCGGGATCGAGGTACGACTGATGATGACCGGCGTTCCGGACAAGCGCGTGCCCTTCTGGGCGGCGCACACCTACTTCCGGCGTCTGCTGGAAGCCGGCGGTCACGTCCACCTGTACACAAGTGGCTTCTTTCACGCCAAGACGATCGTCGTCGACGGCAGCTTGGCGGCAGTCGGGACCATGAACCTCGACAACCGCAGCTTGAAGTTGCACAAGGAACTCATGGTCTGGGTCTTCGACGACCTGTTCGCCAAGCAGGTGCAGCAGTCGTTCTACGACGATCTCGAACACTGCCGTGAGATCACGCTCGCCGACATCGATGCGACAGGGCGCTTGCAGCGTTTCCGCAATCAGACTTCGCGCTTGCTGTCGGAGGCGCTCTGA
- a CDS encoding GlsB/YeaQ/YmgE family stress response membrane protein, which translates to MIGAVILGLLAGAIARALVRDPFEGMSGPLSWLVSLGVGLGGAWIGWWIFTGLLGIGDSQMFDLGGIVGAVIGAILLLFGLNAIVGARRGAHR; encoded by the coding sequence ATGATCGGTGCAGTAATTCTTGGGCTCCTCGCCGGCGCAATCGCACGGGCGCTGGTTAGAGATCCGTTTGAGGGCATGAGCGGCCCGTTGAGCTGGCTGGTCTCGCTCGGCGTCGGGCTTGGCGGCGCGTGGATCGGTTGGTGGATCTTCACCGGCCTGCTCGGCATCGGCGACAGTCAGATGTTCGATCTCGGCGGCATTGTCGGCGCTGTGATCGGTGCGATCCTGCTGCTCTTCGGCCTCAACGCGATCGTCGGCGCACGGAGGGGTGCGCACCGCTAA
- a CDS encoding peroxiredoxin family protein, giving the protein MPRVSLDQQAPEFSLPDFTGKTVSLSDYRGRKNVLLVFNRGFTUPFCRRHMAQLRHDHAEFVARDVEIVVVGPEDAAAFAEYWRRESLPFVGLPDARHTVLKLYGQEVQLFKLGRMPAQVLIDKAGVARFVHYGHSMSDIPDDAEVLALVDALETPPATAALD; this is encoded by the coding sequence ATGCCCAGAGTGTCTCTGGACCAGCAAGCTCCTGAGTTCAGCCTCCCGGACTTCACCGGCAAGACGGTCAGCTTGTCCGACTATCGTGGCCGCAAGAACGTGCTGCTCGTCTTCAACCGCGGTTTCACGTGACCGTTCTGCCGCCGGCATATGGCGCAGTTGCGCCATGACCATGCCGAGTTCGTGGCTCGCGACGTCGAGATCGTCGTCGTGGGCCCCGAGGACGCCGCCGCCTTCGCCGAGTACTGGCGAAGGGAGTCGCTGCCGTTCGTCGGTCTACCCGATGCTCGCCACACCGTCCTCAAGCTCTACGGGCAGGAGGTCCAACTGTTCAAGCTGGGACGGATGCCCGCCCAGGTGCTCATCGACAAGGCCGGCGTCGCGCGCTTTGTCCATTACGGGCACAGCATGAGCGACATCCCCGACGACGCGGAGGTCCTGGCTCTGGTCGACGCGCTCGAAACGCCGCCCGCCACCGCTGCTCTGGACTGA
- a CDS encoding PsbP-related protein, whose translation MFVIALVAMLTVLLAACGSQDSSGTDSGAVETTPYTNAQYGFSLEYSEPYGVVTDSTVSGEEYAIAFADKDGTVINDQYATGVRVSVYELEQAIKAADVPKLETEMSKVLNKMITALPGGKTTSEVKTTKLNGTPGYTVDYVFTEGGEELTSRLYILIKGTNEYHVSAQAASDEWADKQDGLEAIVQTFTLD comes from the coding sequence GTGTTCGTCATTGCACTGGTGGCCATGCTCACCGTCCTGCTGGCGGCATGCGGGAGCCAAGACTCAAGCGGCACCGACTCCGGCGCCGTGGAGACGACACCCTACACGAACGCTCAGTACGGCTTCAGCCTCGAGTACAGCGAGCCCTACGGCGTGGTGACCGACTCGACTGTGTCGGGCGAAGAGTACGCGATCGCCTTCGCCGATAAGGACGGCACTGTGATCAACGATCAGTACGCAACCGGTGTACGGGTGTCCGTCTACGAACTGGAGCAGGCGATCAAGGCGGCCGACGTTCCCAAGCTCGAGACGGAGATGAGCAAGGTCCTCAACAAGATGATCACAGCTCTCCCCGGAGGCAAGACGACGAGCGAGGTCAAGACGACGAAGCTGAACGGAACACCTGGGTACACGGTGGACTACGTGTTCACAGAGGGCGGCGAGGAGCTTACGTCGAGGCTCTACATCTTGATCAAGGGCACGAACGAGTACCACGTCTCGGCGCAGGCTGCCAGCGATGAGTGGGCAGACAAGCAGGATGGTCTGGAGGCCATTGTCCAGACGTTTACGCTGGACTGA
- a CDS encoding AAA family ATPase, producing MAPVKPLPPEALSTRCTLEHVDFTTTDDLTDGIQFVGQERPIAAIELGVAIDREGYNIFALGPSGTGKYTVIQHFVEQRAAAESPPDDWCYVNNFEQPSVPRALRLPAGRGKQLKRDMERLVEELHTGLSSAFESEEYTTRRRALEEEFGERQQASLAEMQEKAKARGLAMLSTPGGLAFAAVKEGKVIPPAEFEKLPEEEQNRIQEEVEALQDELQTVLLQVPRWQREFQTRLRELKDDVTSLVVADAIDDLLAAYKDLPDVLTYLEAVRSSVHDQLEDFLGNGEEKDGEGPAARLPLPDALKKSPALRRYQVNVLVDSSDAGGAPVIYESNPSYLNMVGRVEQMSVMGALLTDFTLIKPGVLHRANGGYLVLDAVKVLSNPYAWEGLKRALQFHQVRIESPVQMLSLTSTVSLEPEPIPLDVKIILMGDRQLYYLLTQADPDFNELFKVAADFDDEFVRTEETMRQFAYLIATIVRRERLLPCDRAAVCRVIEHAARLAGDSERLTAQVRAVMDLLEEADHWARRGGADLVGAAHVQQAIDAQIYRSDRIRARMHEETLRETMLIDTEGAKVGQINGLSVLTLGTYAFGRPSRITASVHMGKGEVVDIEREVELSGPLHSKGVLILSGFLRGRYAQEHPLSLGASLVFEQSYGGVDGDSASSTELYALLSAISGVPIKQTLAVTGSVNQFGEVQAIGGVNEKIEGFFDLCKARGLTGEQGVLIPAANVKHLMLRQDVVDAVVAKQFAIYPIATIDQGIEVLTGRRAGKLGASGRYPSRSVNRLVADRLAGMAARSRSEAGAAPRKTRRKAAAGAGSKGEARRSRAAGTVPREGKDAQT from the coding sequence GTGGCTCCAGTCAAGCCTTTGCCACCCGAAGCGCTCTCGACGCGCTGCACACTCGAGCACGTCGACTTCACCACGACCGACGATCTCACTGACGGGATCCAGTTCGTCGGTCAGGAGCGGCCGATCGCAGCGATCGAGCTCGGCGTGGCTATCGATCGCGAGGGTTACAACATCTTTGCGCTGGGACCGAGTGGGACGGGCAAGTACACCGTCATCCAGCACTTCGTGGAGCAGCGCGCCGCGGCCGAGTCGCCGCCGGATGACTGGTGCTACGTCAACAACTTCGAGCAGCCGTCGGTTCCCCGCGCGCTGCGTTTGCCGGCCGGGAGGGGCAAGCAGCTCAAGCGCGATATGGAGCGGCTCGTCGAGGAACTCCATACCGGTCTCTCTTCGGCCTTCGAGAGCGAGGAGTACACCACTCGTCGCCGCGCTCTCGAGGAGGAGTTCGGCGAGCGGCAGCAAGCGAGTCTCGCCGAGATGCAGGAGAAGGCGAAGGCGCGCGGTCTGGCCATGCTCAGCACGCCGGGAGGGCTGGCGTTCGCGGCCGTCAAAGAGGGCAAGGTCATCCCGCCGGCGGAGTTCGAGAAGTTGCCGGAGGAGGAGCAGAACCGCATTCAGGAGGAAGTGGAGGCGCTGCAAGACGAACTGCAGACGGTGCTTCTTCAAGTGCCCCGCTGGCAGCGCGAGTTCCAGACTCGTCTCCGTGAGCTGAAGGACGACGTGACCAGCTTGGTGGTCGCCGACGCCATCGACGATCTTCTTGCCGCGTACAAGGACCTTCCGGATGTCCTGACCTATCTTGAGGCAGTCCGTAGCAGTGTCCACGATCAGCTCGAGGACTTTCTCGGGAACGGCGAAGAGAAGGACGGCGAAGGGCCGGCGGCGCGCCTCCCGCTGCCCGATGCACTGAAGAAATCTCCGGCACTCCGCCGTTATCAGGTGAACGTGCTCGTCGACTCGAGCGATGCCGGCGGCGCGCCGGTCATCTACGAGAGCAACCCGTCCTACCTCAACATGGTGGGTCGTGTCGAGCAGATGTCGGTGATGGGTGCCTTGCTGACCGACTTCACGCTCATCAAGCCCGGTGTGCTCCATCGCGCCAATGGCGGCTACTTGGTCCTGGATGCGGTCAAGGTGCTGAGCAATCCCTACGCCTGGGAAGGGCTGAAGCGCGCTCTGCAGTTTCATCAGGTCCGCATCGAGTCGCCGGTGCAGATGCTGAGCCTGACGAGCACGGTGTCTCTTGAACCGGAGCCAATACCGCTGGATGTGAAGATCATCCTGATGGGCGACCGGCAGCTCTACTACCTGCTCACGCAAGCCGATCCCGACTTCAATGAGCTCTTCAAGGTGGCCGCCGACTTCGACGACGAGTTTGTGCGCACCGAGGAGACGATGCGGCAGTTCGCCTATCTCATCGCGACGATCGTCCGGCGTGAGCGCCTTCTGCCATGCGACCGTGCGGCGGTCTGCCGGGTGATAGAGCACGCGGCGCGACTGGCCGGCGACTCCGAACGTCTCACGGCGCAGGTGCGCGCGGTGATGGACCTGCTCGAGGAAGCGGATCATTGGGCACGGCGCGGCGGGGCCGATCTCGTCGGCGCCGCGCACGTTCAGCAGGCGATCGACGCCCAGATCTACCGCTCCGATCGCATCCGCGCGCGCATGCACGAAGAGACTCTGCGCGAGACGATGCTGATCGACACAGAGGGAGCCAAGGTCGGCCAGATCAACGGTCTCTCGGTGCTCACTCTGGGGACGTATGCGTTCGGTCGTCCCAGCCGCATCACGGCCAGCGTTCACATGGGCAAGGGCGAGGTTGTCGACATCGAGCGCGAGGTCGAGCTCAGCGGACCGCTGCACTCCAAGGGGGTGCTCATTCTCTCCGGCTTCCTGCGCGGCAGGTACGCACAGGAACATCCGCTGTCGCTGGGCGCCAGCTTGGTCTTCGAGCAGTCCTACGGTGGTGTTGACGGTGACAGCGCCTCGTCCACCGAGCTGTACGCCTTGCTCTCGGCGATTTCCGGGGTGCCGATCAAGCAAACGCTCGCGGTGACGGGATCGGTGAACCAGTTCGGGGAAGTGCAGGCGATCGGCGGAGTGAACGAGAAGATCGAAGGATTCTTCGATCTGTGTAAGGCGCGCGGGCTTACCGGTGAGCAGGGGGTTCTCATCCCGGCGGCCAACGTCAAGCACCTCATGCTGCGCCAGGACGTCGTCGACGCCGTCGTCGCCAAGCAGTTCGCGATCTACCCGATCGCCACGATCGACCAGGGCATCGAAGTGCTCACCGGGCGACGCGCCGGCAAGCTGGGCGCCTCGGGTCGCTATCCCAGCAGAAGCGTGAATCGTCTGGTGGCCGACCGCTTGGCGGGGATGGCCGCACGCAGTAGGTCGGAGGCCGGGGCGGCGCCGCGCAAGACGCGGCGCAAGGCAGCCGCCGGTGCAGGCTCCAAGGGTGAGGCGCGGCGCTCGCGTGCCGCGGGCACGGTGCCGCGCGAGGGAAAGGACGCTCAGACATGA
- a CDS encoding universal stress protein — translation MSDAPQSAPVERIVVALDASPQSVAALRAAVELAVMTEAEVEGLFVEDIDLIHLCGLPFGCEVGSFTAEVRRVDAAAMERQLRGLAAGISEAMAQVAAETSVSWSFSVRRGVVVEELVAAAQGAALMTVGRAGRGRRRGVGSTAEALVDQIDQMRRPLLIAGEGIGLRLPLTVLYTGTPAARRALDLALRLTRRDPVRMRVVAWANGDVTLDVTELEAAVRDVLEHAPRLDEKRESSRASAAPVGVGPAEDLLAVLKGMDGGTLLVPREQASLVSRYGAAVLLVP, via the coding sequence ATGAGCGACGCGCCGCAATCAGCACCCGTCGAGCGTATCGTCGTCGCGCTGGATGCGTCGCCGCAGAGCGTTGCCGCTTTGCGGGCGGCGGTTGAGCTCGCCGTCATGACGGAGGCGGAGGTCGAGGGTCTGTTCGTTGAGGATATCGACCTCATTCATCTCTGCGGCTTGCCGTTTGGCTGTGAGGTCGGCTCATTCACCGCCGAGGTGCGGCGTGTCGACGCAGCAGCGATGGAGCGTCAGCTCCGCGGTCTCGCGGCGGGAATCAGCGAGGCAATGGCACAAGTGGCGGCGGAAACCTCCGTCTCGTGGAGTTTCAGTGTTCGCCGTGGAGTTGTCGTGGAAGAGCTCGTCGCCGCGGCGCAGGGCGCGGCCCTGATGACCGTCGGCCGCGCCGGGCGCGGACGCCGTCGTGGAGTGGGCTCCACCGCCGAAGCGCTGGTCGACCAAATCGACCAGATGCGGCGACCGCTGCTGATTGCGGGTGAGGGGATTGGCTTGCGGCTTCCCCTCACGGTGCTCTACACGGGCACGCCTGCGGCGCGTCGCGCCTTGGATCTCGCCTTGCGACTGACGCGGCGCGATCCTGTTCGCATGCGCGTGGTTGCCTGGGCGAACGGCGATGTGACGCTCGACGTCACGGAGCTTGAGGCCGCCGTGCGCGACGTGCTCGAGCACGCCCCGCGGCTCGACGAGAAGCGGGAATCCTCGCGTGCGTCCGCTGCGCCGGTGGGCGTAGGGCCCGCAGAGGACTTGCTCGCCGTGCTGAAAGGCATGGACGGAGGCACGCTTCTCGTCCCGCGCGAACAGGCTTCGCTCGTCTCTCGCTACGGCGCCGCGGTGCTCCTCGTCCCCTAG
- a CDS encoding DUF1269 domain-containing protein — MSNLYVLGFDSETDAREFGLKIGDLVKERLLVLDDAAMVVRDAEGKPHVEHGKQLVGVGALGGAFWGMLFGLIFLMPLFGLAMGAAFGALGGKLGDIGLNKQVLEEIGDSIKPGQAGWFVLVRQATADKVLDELAGTQARVIRTNLSKEQEDNLRRVFSAEETA, encoded by the coding sequence ATGAGCAACCTATACGTGCTTGGCTTCGACAGCGAAACGGACGCCCGGGAGTTCGGCCTCAAGATTGGCGATCTTGTGAAGGAACGCCTGCTTGTCCTGGACGATGCGGCTATGGTGGTGCGCGACGCCGAAGGGAAGCCGCATGTGGAGCACGGCAAGCAGCTCGTCGGTGTAGGAGCGCTGGGTGGTGCCTTCTGGGGCATGCTCTTCGGCTTGATCTTCCTTATGCCGCTCTTCGGTCTTGCCATGGGGGCGGCCTTCGGCGCGCTGGGCGGCAAACTCGGCGACATCGGCCTGAACAAACAGGTGCTTGAGGAGATCGGCGACTCGATCAAGCCTGGTCAGGCGGGCTGGTTCGTCCTCGTGCGTCAGGCGACTGCCGACAAGGTCCTCGACGAGCTCGCGGGGACTCAGGCACGAGTCATCCGCACGAATCTGAGCAAAGAGCAAGAGGACAATCTGCGCCGTGTGTTCAGCGCCGAGGAGACTGCCTGA
- a CDS encoding pyridoxal phosphate-dependent aminotransferase has translation MNVDFSTRLPWSTGTNQLWAARAELLTEHVEVLDLCESNPTRVGLEPPPVVAREVFATPESVHYEPNPHGLSEARLALAELYQRRAAPSRLLPPTVDVDDLFLCASTSEAYAWLFKLLCDPGDAVLVPKPGYPLFEHLAGLEAVVPRPYRLEYSHPGGWRIDLASVEEALCDGRARALVLINPNNPTGSYVREAEREHLVAMCAHHGCALIVDEVFYDYPLEIDCSDEAVARSSFIAEERALCFVLDGLSKRLCLPQMKLAWIAVSGPRRARREARRRLEIIADAYLSTGTPIMHALPHLLAAAEQLSGPCWRRIAANLERLRHILEGPSSPHRVRRCDGGWTAIVESPRLLDEEHIALGLLREKRLWVQPGYFYDMEEDGCFAVSLIVRSADLERGARAYASYFARLCGE, from the coding sequence ATGAACGTAGACTTCTCCACCCGGCTGCCGTGGTCGACCGGGACCAACCAACTGTGGGCAGCGCGAGCCGAACTGCTGACAGAGCACGTCGAGGTACTGGACCTCTGCGAGAGCAATCCGACTCGCGTCGGACTTGAACCCCCGCCTGTGGTAGCTCGGGAAGTTTTCGCCACACCGGAGAGCGTGCACTACGAGCCGAACCCGCACGGCCTCTCGGAGGCCAGACTCGCCCTCGCAGAGCTCTACCAACGACGCGCAGCCCCATCTCGCCTGCTGCCGCCAACTGTCGACGTGGACGACCTCTTCCTCTGCGCTTCTACTTCCGAAGCCTACGCCTGGCTCTTCAAGCTCCTCTGCGACCCAGGCGACGCGGTGCTCGTGCCCAAGCCAGGCTACCCGCTCTTCGAGCATCTGGCGGGACTCGAGGCTGTCGTTCCGCGACCGTACCGGCTCGAGTATTCACACCCTGGCGGATGGCGCATCGACCTCGCCTCCGTCGAAGAGGCGCTCTGCGACGGACGTGCCCGGGCCCTTGTGCTGATCAACCCCAACAACCCCACAGGATCCTACGTCCGCGAAGCAGAGCGCGAACACCTCGTCGCGATGTGCGCACATCACGGCTGCGCGCTCATCGTCGACGAGGTCTTCTACGACTACCCGCTCGAGATCGACTGCAGTGATGAGGCCGTCGCCCGATCGTCGTTCATCGCTGAGGAGCGCGCGCTGTGCTTCGTGCTCGACGGCCTCTCCAAACGCCTCTGCTTACCGCAGATGAAGCTGGCATGGATCGCCGTCTCAGGACCAAGGCGTGCCCGTCGAGAGGCTCGCCGCCGGCTCGAGATCATCGCCGACGCCTACCTCTCAACGGGCACGCCCATCATGCACGCTCTCCCGCACCTGCTGGCGGCTGCGGAACAACTCAGCGGCCCGTGTTGGCGCCGCATCGCAGCGAACCTCGAACGGCTGCGACATATCCTCGAGGGTCCATCCTCTCCGCATCGAGTGCGGCGCTGCGATGGCGGCTGGACCGCCATCGTCGAGTCGCCGCGCCTCCTCGACGAGGAGCACATCGCCCTCGGACTGCTGCGCGAGAAGCGCCTATGGGTTCAACCTGGCTACTTCTACGACATGGAGGAAGACGGGTGCTTCGCCGTGAGCCTCATAGTGCGCAGCGCCGACCTCGAGCGCGGAGCCCGCGCGTACGCGTCATACTTCGCCCGCCTCTGCGGCGAATAG
- a CDS encoding carboxymuconolactone decarboxylase family protein, whose protein sequence is MGREHLPSVYVEFRERFPDVARALDRLGEASDVAGPLDDRTSRLVKLGLAIGASSEGASRSNARKALTAGASPEEIRQVAVLAITTCGFPAGIAGLGWINEVLEKES, encoded by the coding sequence ATGGGGCGCGAGCACCTTCCCAGCGTGTACGTCGAGTTCCGCGAACGGTTCCCCGATGTGGCCAGGGCCCTCGATCGACTCGGCGAAGCGTCAGACGTTGCCGGCCCCCTCGATGACCGCACCTCGCGCCTCGTCAAGCTCGGCCTGGCGATCGGTGCTTCTTCCGAGGGCGCCTCACGCTCGAACGCGCGCAAGGCGTTGACCGCCGGAGCCTCGCCCGAGGAGATCCGCCAGGTCGCCGTCCTTGCGATCACAACGTGCGGCTTCCCCGCGGGCATCGCCGGACTCGGATGGATCAACGAGGTGCTCGAGAAGGAGAGCTGA
- a CDS encoding metalloregulator ArsR/SmtB family transcription factor encodes MASPDDLRPVYRMHAELCKALANEHRQAILHALGDGEMCVSDLAAKIGVSVHNVSQHLRVLKERRLVEPRKVGQTVYYRVTNMKFIQACALIREALLEQHAAQGESLVAASRLHTGPSQAPVATTPPSAAPPPGIVPPA; translated from the coding sequence GTGGCTTCACCGGATGACCTCAGGCCCGTCTATCGCATGCATGCCGAGCTCTGCAAGGCGCTTGCAAACGAACATCGGCAAGCCATCCTTCACGCTCTCGGCGACGGCGAGATGTGTGTGAGTGACCTCGCTGCGAAAATTGGCGTCTCCGTTCACAACGTCTCTCAGCACTTGCGTGTGCTGAAGGAGCGACGTCTGGTCGAGCCGCGCAAGGTAGGCCAGACGGTCTACTACCGCGTCACGAACATGAAGTTCATCCAGGCGTGCGCTTTGATTCGCGAAGCTCTCTTGGAGCAGCACGCCGCCCAAGGCGAATCGCTGGTAGCGGCGAGTCGTCTCCACACCGGACCGTCGCAAGCGCCGGTCGCCACCACCCCGCCATCGGCCGCTCCGCCGCCGGGCATCGTTCCGCCCGCCTGA
- a CDS encoding sulfurtransferase TusA family protein, with translation MGEDLSSITVDKVVDARGTSCPGPILAAKKGIPGVIVGGVMEVQATDTGTTKDLPAWAKKMGHEYLGMIEEPGYMRLFVRKMK, from the coding sequence ATGGGAGAGGATCTCAGCAGCATCACGGTCGACAAGGTCGTCGACGCGCGCGGCACCTCGTGTCCGGGTCCGATCTTGGCAGCCAAGAAGGGTATTCCAGGCGTCATCGTGGGCGGCGTGATGGAGGTTCAAGCGACGGACACCGGGACGACCAAAGACCTCCCCGCATGGGCCAAGAAGATGGGCCATGAGTACCTCGGCATGATCGAGGAGCCTGGGTACATGCGGCTCTTCGTGAGGAAGATGAAGTAA
- a CDS encoding hydrogenase iron-sulfur subunit yields MATAEAAEVQGFRPRILVFSTNNISDPGIDLAGSSHMHYSPTVVVISVPCTSSIKPGWIVYAVSQGFDGVFIAADGEECAYLSDCSTRTARIMTDAQELLKAEGFEPQRLRMAAICSVCAEPFTNYMREYSKALAELGPVRRAVA; encoded by the coding sequence ATGGCCACTGCGGAGGCAGCGGAGGTTCAGGGGTTCAGGCCCCGGATCCTCGTGTTCAGTACCAACAACATCTCTGATCCGGGGATCGATCTTGCGGGGAGCTCGCACATGCACTACTCGCCGACGGTCGTGGTGATCAGTGTGCCGTGCACGAGTTCCATCAAGCCCGGTTGGATTGTCTACGCCGTGAGCCAGGGTTTCGACGGCGTCTTCATCGCCGCCGACGGCGAGGAATGCGCCTACTTGAGCGACTGCAGTACTCGTACGGCGCGGATCATGACCGATGCGCAGGAGTTGTTGAAGGCTGAGGGGTTCGAGCCGCAGCGACTGCGCATGGCCGCGATCTGTTCTGTGTGCGCCGAGCCGTTCACCAACTACATGCGCGAGTACTCGAAGGCGTTGGCGGAGCTGGGACCGGTGCGGAGGGCTGTCGCATGA